CGACAGAGAACCGTCCTGGTCGTATCGAGAATCGCGAGAATCGCACAACAAATGAACGGCTCGTTGCAGAAAGTCGCCTCTGGCACGGAAACTGTCCTCGCGCATCCGGCGCTGTCGATGCTCGTTCTCCGGCATGTAGTGCGCAACAGCAATACCGATTTGTTTCGGCGATTCGACATCCGCCCAGAGATGATCCCCCACGTGGATGTGTCTGTCCGGGGTAATCCCGAGGCTCTCATGGAGGTAACGAAACAGCCTGCCGGATTTCTTGTTGAGTTTGACATCACATGAGACAACGCCATCCGGAGCTATTCCATCCATGTGATGGAATGAGAGAAGCTCCCTTACCATCTCGACCGGCAGGTAGAAATCGCTGAGAAAAAGGGTCTTGCGGGCGCGAATATCGGCAAGCACATCGGCAATCGATGGGTCGGCATATGAAATATATCGCTCCTGCTCCAACTCGACTTGCCCCAGCGCGATGCAAAGGCGTGAGATCTCTTCAGGGCTGAAAGTCGTCTTGATGCCGGCCAGATAGAGCCATCGCTCATACACCTCAAGATGACGATACTCGTCATCGCCTCCTTCTCGCCGGCTCTCCTCTCCAAGCTCTCTCTCTGCCTGCTGACGCAACCGGAGCAATACCCAGTGATCTCTGTGCTCTGGGGGGAGACGTCGACCGTGACAGTGCAACAGCCAGCGGCACACGTGCAACTTCACCGCATCCGGATGGCAACGCCGACGAAGAAGCGTGTCCCACACATCCACGGTCATCAAATGGTACTCAGAGGTCCCACCCGCCTCTGCCGCATTGTGTATTTCAAGAGGCATGGGACTGACTCATCAGCCGGCGAAGGGTCCGATAGCAGCTCCGCACAACCACTCGAACGCCAGGCGGCAGAAAGGCCAACCGACCTCTATCCGGAATAGAGGAAGAGAACCCTCCGTAATTCCCATTGTGATTCCTATATGAGTGAGAGACAACAGGAGGGATTTCGTACATCGGCTCCAGCTTCACCTCTGGAAGATCTTTTCCCTGCAGCAAACGTTCAACAAGCTCCAGGAACTGGCCCAATCCTTTCTCCAGCGGACGCTCTGCCATGTATTCCAGACCCGCCCGACTCATTCTTGCAGCCAATGAGGGTTCTCCGAGGATCCTCAAAAGCCCCTCAGCTAATGACTCCGGTGTCGGATCGCAAAGCAACACCGCGTCTTGTGGGAAATCATACAGGGTACTTTCCCGGAACATTTCCACGACAGGAAGACCTGACGCCATCATCTCAAAGGGAATTCGAGAAGGATTGGAGGAGCTGAGGCATAACCCCACAGTACACTTGTTATACAAACGATTGCATTCTTCCAGTCCTAGTAGGCCAAGGTGCTTATGCTCGAACCACGGCCCACCGGGATCTTTTGAGCCGTAAAGATATATCGTCACATCAGGCATCAACTGTTTAACGATGCCCAGGGCTTCCAGGCCAATCTGGGTACAACGCCTGGTTTTTTCCGGCTGAAACACGAAGCATATCGCCCGTTCTCGCCGGATGTTCGGCAACTGTCGATAGATGCCGAGATCGGCACAGAAATCAAAGAAGGCCGCCTGTATATCGAAGCGCCTTTTCAGCCTCGCAGGAAGCCATCGTCCGATAGTAATCGGATACAACCCGTATCGAAATGAGTTTTCCGCCATCAGAAATCCATCGCCCATGGGATTAAACCAGGCCTCGTAATCCTGAACGAAATACGCCTTAATGCATGGGAATGGCAGATCTCTCACGATCTTCGCGGAGTACCAGATTGTTGCGAAAACGAGGTCAGCCGGATGCACGTTTGACCAACCGAGTCGCACATCGTCAAACTCAAGACCGAACATTCTTGCAATATCTTTTTTTAATGATCTTTCGAATAAATATTGATGGTCCTCAAGATACAGCACACAACGGTGCCCCTGTTGTTGCAAGAAGGCCGCATGCTGGAGAATGGTGCGGTGCCCCCCAGATCCCTCAAGGAGGTTCGGAACGAGCCATGCGATAGTGGCCATTTTCTACTTACCCATCGTTGTGTTGAGGATCTTCTGAATTACACCCCGTCGAGTAGCGTGGGGGAGTTGTACCCCAGCGCTCTCACGTATACAGGTCCGCCAAGGTAATCGAAGCATAGACTCGATTATTCCGCATACTTCCTTATGTGCCCGGTTGAGCAGACGGCCGGCATCGCCGCACTATAAGGTAGGTTACGAACAGTTGCACGGGAAGGAACAGGACCATAGCAATCCCAACTATGACTAATATCGCAACTGGGTCGCGTATAAGGGCGCTCACCAATTGATGAGTATCCAAAGTTATCGAGCTCAGAATCACCTTATCGTCGGAGCTGATCCGGATTGCCTCGCTTCCACTTGGACCCATCACGCGAAATCCTTGTGCGCCGCTCGACAACGTGAGCGTACCTGATTCATCAGCATAAATCTGCCCACCTTTGCCGCCATTAAAGACTAAGCCCTGCCCTTCTCGCTTCGTGTGGAGACGCATGGCACCGTGTTCGAATACCGGCTGGTCAAAGTCAATGCCGATCCCAGCCTCCTCGAACAAACCGTAAATAACCCGGCCGTCCTTAGCAAGGCTGTTATACACCACCATGGCAGCCTTCCACTGGCCCTTGCGGTTGGCGGAATCAGGCGAATCGGAATCCTCACTACGAATCTCGATCGCCTGAGTATTCTGCTTTCCGAAACCAACCACCTGAACACCCGTCTTGGCCAATACGCCGGCATTCTCGCGCCCCCAGCCTTTCCAATCCTTGCCGGCGTTTAGAACGTCTATCTCGAGACCGACAAGTTGGGCATCAAAATCGTTGGCATTGAAATGTGGCCGGTCCTTCGGCACGTACTCCTGCCAGTATAGGGGCCAAGACCGCGCCGAAAGGAACCCGCCCCACACTTTGCTGCCAGGCACAAAAGCGCCCGAGTCTCCCCAGATCGCCACGCCGTTAACATTGGGATTAAAGTTCCACACCTCACTCATGAGGTTCTGGTAGTGATTGTGCCTGCTATGATATTCGGTGGGCGAGCTAAACTTCGTTGAGCTATATTCCTTCGGGTTAGACTTCCAATCGGTAACCCTGGCGTCAGGAGTGATGACGTCAGAAATTGTGATATTCTGCCGCAGGCCCGTGCCAAGATGAGCGTACTGGCCCCAGATGCCTTCCAGCCGTGGATGGTGACCACGCACCAGGTTAATACCACCTCCATACCTGAAATCGAGAGTCCGGACATGCTGAGGAATTCTGACAGGAAAAGGGCCACGCGGAGCATCCTGCCCGATGACGATCAGCGGATTATTGCTCAGTTCGGCCTTGGAAATAATCGAGGCTGCCTTATCCCAGTTCTCTTTAGTTAGCTGAAAAGTTGTAAACCCGGGGAGCCCTGACCGTTGTAGTGCTTCTTGGGCCCAAGCAACCTTGGAAAAGATCGCGCATTGTGCCAACAAAAGGCCGAGATAGAGCAATGTCTTCATGTGTGCCCTCACGCCACACCTCCGAATGCTTGTCTTACCCTTCATAGGGCAAGTGCAAGGACCTCCGTTACAGAGAAATCCTGAATCGATGGCAAGTGCAAGGACCTCCGTTACAGCATTTCCAATCTGCCACATAACGAGGCGGCAGAGAATAAACCACCTCTTGAAGTAAAGGTTGTTGCTGTGGCTCTCTACGGCGCAGTAAGTAAAATCAGCACGATCCAAGCGCTTGCCTTTGGCGCGCTCCGCCCATCGCTGCACGGTCGGCGCAGACACTCCGTATTGGGTGGGCTGCGACCTCACGCAGCGATTGTCCAGCACGTACCCCTATGACCATTTCGCGCCGCTCTTGCTCAATCTTGTTTTTTTACTCATGTTGATCACCTCCATGAAGTGTTTTCTACCATCTTACTGTAATGGAGGTGCTTGCACTTAGCTGTAACGGAGGTCCTTGCGCTTGCCCCTTCATACGATGCCACCAATAGCGGCCCCTCGAACGATCACAGCAGAAGCAGAGCGATCTATCAGTCAGTTGCCTTTTGCCCCACTCAACACGCCAGATGGCAGTTTGCGTTTGAGAAGTAACCACAGGCGAATCAGGGGATCTCCTTTAGCCCCGAGAGTTCTCGCCTAGTCTCGTCAAGGCGTTCTTGAAGCTCCGCGATCCGCTGATCGCGGTTCTCGATTGCCTTCTCCATCTGCTGCATGGCCGTCCAGCGTTCCTCCACCATCTGCGCTTGCGCCGCAATGGTCTCGTCCCGCTCGCGGATCATAGCCTCCATGCGCTGCATGGCCGTCCAGCGTTCTTCGATCAGGACCGTTTGAGCAGTGATAGTGTGCTCTCTGCCCAGGATGTGTTGCAAAGATAAAAACAGACCTGTGGGCAAACCCAGTTCGCCGGCCAAGCGCTGCAGATCCCACTCTGTATCGCTGGTGGTCGCCAAGTCCAGAAGTTGCGCCCCAGATACACCCGCCATCCGTTGCACCAGACAATACAGCGTCGGAAGCGGCAGAAAACTCTTATTGTGAAGCAGCGCGGCATACGCATTGCGTCCAGCTCTACTCGGATTGTCTGTTGGAGTAAGTCGCTGTGTAAGCGTCCAGATCGCCTTGGCATGCACAAAGGCATTCTCGCGGATGTGACACCAGATGTCGCTTTCCGAGATGGTATTCGAGCCGTGAACCCTATAACTGAGCAGGTTTTCACGTACCCAGATTGGCGGACAATGCACCGTTGCCCTGAGAACCCAGTCCCAGTCGTGGGTGTATCTCAGCGCGGCGAACTCACCCACGGAATCGTATAACGCTTTTGAAAAAAAGAGGTTGGAGCTGGTCATCGCCACGTTGCCCGCGAAAAACAGGCTCTCTAATGGTGTCTTTTGGCAACGTTGCTGAAGTATCCTATATTCATCGGCCCTCTCGTGTTCCGGCGCCGGGTGTCCTTCATCATTGATGAATTCCAGATCCGAAAATACCAATGCGCCGATTCCATGAACCTGTTGCGCTTCTTGAATCAGCACCTCAATCCGTCGACCGTGGAACAGATCATCGGAATTGAGGATGGCGATGTATTCGCCGGATGCCTGATGGATACCCACATTGATTGCCGCATGAGCACCGTTATTTTGTTGGGTCACAATCTTGACGCGCGGATCTCCCGCGTAGCGTGTCTGCAGCAGATCTACACTATTGTCCTGGCTGCCGTCATCGACGACAATAACCTCCAGATCCCTGTACGTCTGGGACAGACAACTGTCAACCGCAGCCGCCACGTACTTCTCGTGGTTATACGACGGAATCACTACGGTAACTAATGTGTTCATATTCCTTGTCAGCTAGTGTAGTGTTGCATAATTAGCTTGACTTATATCTCCGCATCGGTTAGGGTGGCTAAGGAGGTGAGACCGATGCGGACCGCGTGTGACATTGTACTGACGGACACGGAACGAAGCACGTTGCAACGCTGGTCGCGTGGTCGTAGTACCCCGATCCGAGTGGTGCTCCGATCGCGCCTGGTGCTGTTGGCGGCACAGGGTCTGATGAACAAAGACATCGCCACCGCCGTGGGAACGTCGCGCCAGAGTGTCGGGCTGTGGCGGTCGCGATTTGCCGCGCAGCGACTGGCGGGCATCGAGCAGGATGCGCCTCGGGGAGGGCGCCGGCCGACCCGTCGGGATCAGGTGGCTCGGCTGATTCTGGAGCGGACCACCCAGACGGTGCCGTGCAACGCCACCCACTGGAGCGTACGCACCCTGGGGACGGCATTGGGAATCTCGCCCACGATGGTACATCGTGTCTGGAAGGCCCACGGGCTCAAACCCCATCTGAGCCGGACGTTCAAGCTCAGCAATGATCCGAGCTTCGTGGAGAAACTTCTCGATATCGTCGGGCTGTATCTGAATCCGCCAGAGCACGCCTTGGTGCTGTGTGCCGATGAGAAGAGTCAGATCCAAGCGCTCGATCGCACCCAGCCGGGTCTGCCGCTGAAGAAGGGGCGGTGCGGGACGTACACCCACGACTACAAGCGGAACGGGACAACCACCCTGTTCGCCGCCCTGGAACTGGCGGAGGGGCGACTGATCGGATCCTGCATGCCCCGGCATCGCCATCAGGAGTGGATCACCTTCCTCACACGCATCGATACGCAGACCCCGGCGGACCTCGATCTGCATCTGATCATTGACAATTATGCGACCCACAAACACCCGGCTGTGCAGCGGTGGCTGCAACGACACCCGCGCTTCCATATGCATTTTACTCCGACGGCCAGTTCCTGGTTGAATTTGATCGAGCGATGGTTTCGGGAGCTCACGGATAAGCGTATTCGCCGTGGCACCTTCCACAGCGAGCAGCACCTGATTCAAGCGATCATGGATTACATGACCGAACATAATCAGCACCCCAAATCATTTGCCTGGACGGCCAAGGCCGAGACCATCCTCGCGAAAGTCGCCCGCGCCAGAGCTGTCTTGGATAAGTCAGCATCAGCGTGAAACACTACACTAGATCTGTG
This genomic stretch from Candidatus Methylomirabilis limnetica harbors:
- a CDS encoding glycosyltransferase family protein, with translation MFGLEFDDVRLGWSNVHPADLVFATIWYSAKIVRDLPFPCIKAYFVQDYEAWFNPMGDGFLMAENSFRYGLYPITIGRWLPARLKRRFDIQAAFFDFCADLGIYRQLPNIRRERAICFVFQPEKTRRCTQIGLEALGIVKQLMPDVTIYLYGSKDPGGPWFEHKHLGLLGLEECNRLYNKCTVGLCLSSSNPSRIPFEMMASGLPVVEMFRESTLYDFPQDAVLLCDPTPESLAEGLLRILGEPSLAARMSRAGLEYMAERPLEKGLGQFLELVERLLQGKDLPEVKLEPMYEIPPVVSHSYRNHNGNYGGFSSSIPDRGRLAFLPPGVRVVVRSCYRTLRRLMSQSHAS
- a CDS encoding glycosyltransferase, with amino-acid sequence MNTLVTVVIPSYNHEKYVAAAVDSCLSQTYRDLEVIVVDDGSQDNSVDLLQTRYAGDPRVKIVTQQNNGAHAAINVGIHQASGEYIAILNSDDLFHGRRIEVLIQEAQQVHGIGALVFSDLEFINDEGHPAPEHERADEYRILQQRCQKTPLESLFFAGNVAMTSSNLFFSKALYDSVGEFAALRYTHDWDWVLRATVHCPPIWVRENLLSYRVHGSNTISESDIWCHIRENAFVHAKAIWTLTQRLTPTDNPSRAGRNAYAALLHNKSFLPLPTLYCLVQRMAGVSGAQLLDLATTSDTEWDLQRLAGELGLPTGLFLSLQHILGREHTITAQTVLIEERWTAMQRMEAMIRERDETIAAQAQMVEERWTAMQQMEKAIENRDQRIAELQERLDETRRELSGLKEIP
- a CDS encoding IS630 family transposase, whose translation is MRTACDIVLTDTERSTLQRWSRGRSTPIRVVLRSRLVLLAAQGLMNKDIATAVGTSRQSVGLWRSRFAAQRLAGIEQDAPRGGRRPTRRDQVARLILERTTQTVPCNATHWSVRTLGTALGISPTMVHRVWKAHGLKPHLSRTFKLSNDPSFVEKLLDIVGLYLNPPEHALVLCADEKSQIQALDRTQPGLPLKKGRCGTYTHDYKRNGTTTLFAALELAEGRLIGSCMPRHRHQEWITFLTRIDTQTPADLDLHLIIDNYATHKHPAVQRWLQRHPRFHMHFTPTASSWLNLIERWFRELTDKRIRRGTFHSEQHLIQAIMDYMTEHNQHPKSFAWTAKAETILAKVARARAVLDKSASA